One stretch of Paroedura picta isolate Pp20150507F chromosome 13, Ppicta_v3.0, whole genome shotgun sequence DNA includes these proteins:
- the MAP7D3 gene encoding MAP7 domain-containing protein 3 isoform X5, protein MAETGSASTPSLKGLREQMVAAAQALAEERRNQSVLSPVPIPSSSSITIKTATKPVIDGSILRSEERQRLARERREEQEKQHAAKETQILEKEKKAKLQYEKQMEEKQRKLKEQKLKEQQRRAAVEEKRKQKIEEEKEHYEAVVHRTLERSQKLETKQKRWSWGGSLTDSDGKTESPTASEASRRSTSSANLKQVEISKRLSSSAAFLNSPSKRAMEKKRSSSLSRMGSKLQSSSDLENVQKEEKTARRSQFIPLESNVISRLLAPTQASLARSKSAATLSADGRDPSESPLCPRSASNSSPAHGPKAPVRSRSIDRLKTITASSSDNISLEQAQKLEVGKHAGRHVSSLSLSTPRRSPSPAKLGKRPPSPAAISRQKPRPPSPVNLRPRPSSPVMVSKPAPIQRPSLTPNVLNIPKRRLDVDCKQQEKVDETAGQEQGPSAQTSERDANASKTKEVADAGGKSALGMTTAEEAAKVLAEKRRLAREQRERELLERAQKEEEERVKKEEIAKRALEEQAQREDELRQLEEQRKIEEEEQQRLAEKERVRREEEEQEKLAELQLQREEAEAKAQEEANRYRQEQDRIMQQNMQERLERRKRIEEIMKRTRKAEQNEAKNEEKSNDEDEDIEEEEEEDDLGLEKQDQPEKADYIDSPLEDVPESLLQEASKIGSDGVFINGNEQLEINQTDKDEDSEHFAQIKEASPPVKEAIIENSEILNVNEADHPIGFLSNLNGKSLPWNFEEIIDLGVIPKTTRQSSESIAAEMSNQNLNDATTVPPSPKLVFEEDSTMNSLTKPIEAASEL, encoded by the exons TTGCTGCAGCCCAAGCATTAGCTGAAGAAAGAAGAAACCAAAGTGTTCTTAGTCCTGTTCCAATCCCATCCTCATCCTCAATAACTATAAAAACTGCAACCAAACCAG TGATTGATGGCTCCATCTTGAGGTCAGAAGAGAGGCAAAGACTAGCCAGGGAGCGTAGAGAAGAACAAGAGAAGCAGCATG CTgccaaagaaacacaaatacttgaAAAAGAGAAGAAGGCGAAGCTCCAATATGAAAAGCAAATggaagagaaacagagaaaactGAAAGAGCAGAAGCTGAAAGAGCAACAAAGAAGAGctgcagtagaagaaaaaagaaaacaaaagattgAGGAAGAGAAG GAGCATTATGAAGCAGTGGTGCATCGTACCTTGGAGCGGAGCCAGAAATTGGAAACCAAACAGAAGAGATGGTCATGGGGTGGCTCTTTAACAGATTCGGACGGCAAGACAG AGTCACCAACTGCATCTGAAG cCAGCAGACGTTCTACTTCttcagcaaacctcaagcaagtAGAAATTAGTAAACGACTCTCATCTTCAGCAGCATTTCTTAATTCTCCAAGCAAGA GAGCAATGGAAAAGAAGAGGAGTTCATCATTGAGTAGAATGGGCAGTAAACTTCAGTCTTCTTCAGATTTAGAAAATgttcaaaaagaagaaaaaacag CTCGTCGTTCCCAGTTCATCCCTCTGGAGAGTAACGTGATCAGTCGCCTGCTCGCCCCCACCCAAGCTTCCTTAGCTAGGAGTAAAAGTGCCGCCACATTATCAGCTGATGGCAGAGATCCCTCAG AATCTCCCCTCTGTCCTCGTTCAGCTTCCAACAGTTCCCCAGCTCACGGTCCCAAAGCACCTGTACGCAGCCGCAGCATTGACAGATTGAAGACAATAACCGCCTCTTCATCAGATAATATTTCTCTGGAACAGGCACAG AAACTTGAAGTAGGAAAACATGCTGGGAGACATGTATCGTCGCTGTCTTTGTCCACTCCCAGACGATCGCCCTCTCCTGCTAAACTGGGTAAACGCCCTCCATCTCCAGCTGCAATCAG TAGACAAAAGCCTCGACCGCCTTCACCAGTCAACTTAAGGCCAAGACCATCATCTCCTGTTATGGTCTCTAAACCAGCTCCTATTCAGCGCCCATCTCTCACTCCTAATGTCCTCAATATACCAAAAAGGAGACTAGATGTGGACTGTAAACAACAGGAGAAAGTGGATGAAACTGCAGGACAAGAGCAAGGGCCTTCAGCACAAACCTCAGAGCGAGATGCAAATGCTTCAAAGACCAAAGAAG TTGCAGATGCTGGTGGCAAAAGTGCTTTAGGGATGACAACAGCTGAAGAAGCTGCAAAGGTTTTGGCAGAGAAAAGGCGCCTTGCAAGAGAGCAAAGAGAACGTGAACTCCTAGAAAGAgctcagaaagaagaagaggaaag GgtcaaaaaagaagaaatagcCAAGAGAGCACTTGAGGAACAGGCACAGAGAGAAGATGAGCTCCGCCAGCTAGAGGAGCAGAGGAAgatagaagaggaagaacagCAAAGATTGGCTGAGAAGGAGAGAGTtcggagggaggaagaggaacagGAAAAACTGGCTGAGCTTCAACTGCAG CGAGAAGAGGCTGAAGCAAAAGCACAAGAAGAAGCTAATAGGTATCGGCAAGAGCAAGATCGGATTATGCAGCAGAACATGCAAGAAAGGCTGGAGAGAAGGAAG AGAATTGAAGAAATAATGAAGAGGACTCGGAAGGCAGAGCAGAATGAAGCCAAG AATGAAGAGAAATCAAATGATGAAGATGAGGatattgaggaggaggaggaggaggatgacttGGGCCTTGAAAAACAAGATCAACCTG AAAAGGCAGATTACATTGATTCACCCCTTGAAGATGTTCCTGAGAGTTTATTACAAGAAGCATCAAAAATAGGGTCTGATGGTGTCTTTATAAACGGCAATGAGCAGCTGGAGATTAATCAGACAGACAAAGACGAGGATTCTGAGCATTTTGCCCAGATAAAAGAGGCCAG TCCTCCAGTGAAGGAAGCAATAATTGAGAACTCTGAAATTCTGAATGTTAACGAAGCCGATCACCCAATTGGATTCCTATCAAATCTGAATGGAAAATCTCTTCCCTGGAATTTTGAGGAGATAATTGATCTCGGAGTGATTCCCAAGACAACCAGGCAAAGCTCAGAGAGCATTGCTGCTGAAATGTCAAACCAGAACTTGAACGATGCCACTACAGTACCTCCAAGTCCCAAGCTGGTTTTTGAGGAAGACAGCACAATGAATTCCTTGACCAAACCAATAGAGGCTGCATCAG AACTGTGA
- the MAP7D3 gene encoding MAP7 domain-containing protein 3 isoform X2, producing MAETGSASTPSLKGLREQMVAAAQALAEERRNQSVLSPVPIPSSSSITIKTATKPVIDGSILRSEERQRLARERREEQEKQHAAKETQILEKEKKAKLQYEKQMEEKQRKLKEQKLKEQQRRAAVEEKRKQKIEEEKEHYEAVVHRTLERSQKLETKQKRWSWGGSLTDSDGKTESPTASEASRRSTSSANLKQVEISKRLSSSAAFLNSPSKNTTKRSASLNRLNNKVPPNSEQPVSRGLQVEQKGAMEKKRSSSLSRMGSKLQSSSDLENVQKEEKTARRSQFIPLESNVISRLLAPTQASLARSKSAATLSADGRDPSESPLCPRSASNSSPAHGPKAPVRSRSIDRLKTITASSSDNISLEQAQKLEVGKHAGRHVSSLSLSTPRRSPSPAKLGKRPPSPAAIRQKPRPPSPVNLRPRPSSPVMVSKPAPIQRPSLTPNVLNIPKRRLDVDCKQQEKVDETAGQEQGPSAQTSERDANASKTKEVADAGGKSALGMTTAEEAAKVLAEKRRLAREQRERELLERAQKEEEERVKKEEIAKRALEEQAQREDELRQLEEQRKIEEEEQQRLAEKERVRREEEEQEKLAELQLQREEAEAKAQEEANRYRQEQDRIMQQNMQERLERRKRIEEIMKRTRKAEQNEAKNEEKSNDEDEDIEEEEEEDDLGLEKQDQPEKADYIDSPLEDVPESLLQEASKIGSDGVFINGNEQLEINQTDKDEDSEHFAQIKEASPPVKEAIIENSEILNVNEADHPIGFLSNLNGKSLPWNFEEIIDLGVIPKTTRQSSESIAAEMSNQNLNDATTVPPSPKLVFEEDSTMNSLTKPIEAASEL from the exons TTGCTGCAGCCCAAGCATTAGCTGAAGAAAGAAGAAACCAAAGTGTTCTTAGTCCTGTTCCAATCCCATCCTCATCCTCAATAACTATAAAAACTGCAACCAAACCAG TGATTGATGGCTCCATCTTGAGGTCAGAAGAGAGGCAAAGACTAGCCAGGGAGCGTAGAGAAGAACAAGAGAAGCAGCATG CTgccaaagaaacacaaatacttgaAAAAGAGAAGAAGGCGAAGCTCCAATATGAAAAGCAAATggaagagaaacagagaaaactGAAAGAGCAGAAGCTGAAAGAGCAACAAAGAAGAGctgcagtagaagaaaaaagaaaacaaaagattgAGGAAGAGAAG GAGCATTATGAAGCAGTGGTGCATCGTACCTTGGAGCGGAGCCAGAAATTGGAAACCAAACAGAAGAGATGGTCATGGGGTGGCTCTTTAACAGATTCGGACGGCAAGACAG AGTCACCAACTGCATCTGAAG cCAGCAGACGTTCTACTTCttcagcaaacctcaagcaagtAGAAATTAGTAAACGACTCTCATCTTCAGCAGCATTTCTTAATTCTCCAAGCAAGA ACACTACTAAAAGAAGTGCTTCGTTAAACAGATTGAATAACAAAGTTCCTCCAAATTCTGAGCAACCAGTGTCCAGAGGTTTACAGGTGGAACAGAAAG GAGCAATGGAAAAGAAGAGGAGTTCATCATTGAGTAGAATGGGCAGTAAACTTCAGTCTTCTTCAGATTTAGAAAATgttcaaaaagaagaaaaaacag CTCGTCGTTCCCAGTTCATCCCTCTGGAGAGTAACGTGATCAGTCGCCTGCTCGCCCCCACCCAAGCTTCCTTAGCTAGGAGTAAAAGTGCCGCCACATTATCAGCTGATGGCAGAGATCCCTCAG AATCTCCCCTCTGTCCTCGTTCAGCTTCCAACAGTTCCCCAGCTCACGGTCCCAAAGCACCTGTACGCAGCCGCAGCATTGACAGATTGAAGACAATAACCGCCTCTTCATCAGATAATATTTCTCTGGAACAGGCACAG AAACTTGAAGTAGGAAAACATGCTGGGAGACATGTATCGTCGCTGTCTTTGTCCACTCCCAGACGATCGCCCTCTCCTGCTAAACTGGGTAAACGCCCTCCATCTCCAGCTGCAATCAG ACAAAAGCCTCGACCGCCTTCACCAGTCAACTTAAGGCCAAGACCATCATCTCCTGTTATGGTCTCTAAACCAGCTCCTATTCAGCGCCCATCTCTCACTCCTAATGTCCTCAATATACCAAAAAGGAGACTAGATGTGGACTGTAAACAACAGGAGAAAGTGGATGAAACTGCAGGACAAGAGCAAGGGCCTTCAGCACAAACCTCAGAGCGAGATGCAAATGCTTCAAAGACCAAAGAAG TTGCAGATGCTGGTGGCAAAAGTGCTTTAGGGATGACAACAGCTGAAGAAGCTGCAAAGGTTTTGGCAGAGAAAAGGCGCCTTGCAAGAGAGCAAAGAGAACGTGAACTCCTAGAAAGAgctcagaaagaagaagaggaaag GgtcaaaaaagaagaaatagcCAAGAGAGCACTTGAGGAACAGGCACAGAGAGAAGATGAGCTCCGCCAGCTAGAGGAGCAGAGGAAgatagaagaggaagaacagCAAAGATTGGCTGAGAAGGAGAGAGTtcggagggaggaagaggaacagGAAAAACTGGCTGAGCTTCAACTGCAG CGAGAAGAGGCTGAAGCAAAAGCACAAGAAGAAGCTAATAGGTATCGGCAAGAGCAAGATCGGATTATGCAGCAGAACATGCAAGAAAGGCTGGAGAGAAGGAAG AGAATTGAAGAAATAATGAAGAGGACTCGGAAGGCAGAGCAGAATGAAGCCAAG AATGAAGAGAAATCAAATGATGAAGATGAGGatattgaggaggaggaggaggaggatgacttGGGCCTTGAAAAACAAGATCAACCTG AAAAGGCAGATTACATTGATTCACCCCTTGAAGATGTTCCTGAGAGTTTATTACAAGAAGCATCAAAAATAGGGTCTGATGGTGTCTTTATAAACGGCAATGAGCAGCTGGAGATTAATCAGACAGACAAAGACGAGGATTCTGAGCATTTTGCCCAGATAAAAGAGGCCAG TCCTCCAGTGAAGGAAGCAATAATTGAGAACTCTGAAATTCTGAATGTTAACGAAGCCGATCACCCAATTGGATTCCTATCAAATCTGAATGGAAAATCTCTTCCCTGGAATTTTGAGGAGATAATTGATCTCGGAGTGATTCCCAAGACAACCAGGCAAAGCTCAGAGAGCATTGCTGCTGAAATGTCAAACCAGAACTTGAACGATGCCACTACAGTACCTCCAAGTCCCAAGCTGGTTTTTGAGGAAGACAGCACAATGAATTCCTTGACCAAACCAATAGAGGCTGCATCAG AACTGTGA
- the MAP7D3 gene encoding MAP7 domain-containing protein 3 isoform X6: MAETGSASTPSLKGLREQMVAAAQALAEERRNQSVLSPVPIPSSSSITIKTATKPVIDGSILRSEERQRLARERREEQEKQHAAKETQILEKEKKAKLQYEKQMEEKQRKLKEQKLKEQQRRAAVEEKRKQKIEEEKEHYEAVVHRTLERSQKLETKQKRWSWGGSLTDSDGKTASRRSTSSANLKQVEISKRLSSSAAFLNSPSKRAMEKKRSSSLSRMGSKLQSSSDLENVQKEEKTARRSQFIPLESNVISRLLAPTQASLARSKSAATLSADGRDPSESPLCPRSASNSSPAHGPKAPVRSRSIDRLKTITASSSDNISLEQAQKLEVGKHAGRHVSSLSLSTPRRSPSPAKLGKRPPSPAAISRQKPRPPSPVNLRPRPSSPVMVSKPAPIQRPSLTPNVLNIPKRRLDVDCKQQEKVDETAGQEQGPSAQTSERDANASKTKEVADAGGKSALGMTTAEEAAKVLAEKRRLAREQRERELLERAQKEEEERVKKEEIAKRALEEQAQREDELRQLEEQRKIEEEEQQRLAEKERVRREEEEQEKLAELQLQREEAEAKAQEEANRYRQEQDRIMQQNMQERLERRKRIEEIMKRTRKAEQNEAKNEEKSNDEDEDIEEEEEEDDLGLEKQDQPEKADYIDSPLEDVPESLLQEASKIGSDGVFINGNEQLEINQTDKDEDSEHFAQIKEASPPVKEAIIENSEILNVNEADHPIGFLSNLNGKSLPWNFEEIIDLGVIPKTTRQSSESIAAEMSNQNLNDATTVPPSPKLVFEEDSTMNSLTKPIEAASEL; this comes from the exons TTGCTGCAGCCCAAGCATTAGCTGAAGAAAGAAGAAACCAAAGTGTTCTTAGTCCTGTTCCAATCCCATCCTCATCCTCAATAACTATAAAAACTGCAACCAAACCAG TGATTGATGGCTCCATCTTGAGGTCAGAAGAGAGGCAAAGACTAGCCAGGGAGCGTAGAGAAGAACAAGAGAAGCAGCATG CTgccaaagaaacacaaatacttgaAAAAGAGAAGAAGGCGAAGCTCCAATATGAAAAGCAAATggaagagaaacagagaaaactGAAAGAGCAGAAGCTGAAAGAGCAACAAAGAAGAGctgcagtagaagaaaaaagaaaacaaaagattgAGGAAGAGAAG GAGCATTATGAAGCAGTGGTGCATCGTACCTTGGAGCGGAGCCAGAAATTGGAAACCAAACAGAAGAGATGGTCATGGGGTGGCTCTTTAACAGATTCGGACGGCAAGACAG cCAGCAGACGTTCTACTTCttcagcaaacctcaagcaagtAGAAATTAGTAAACGACTCTCATCTTCAGCAGCATTTCTTAATTCTCCAAGCAAGA GAGCAATGGAAAAGAAGAGGAGTTCATCATTGAGTAGAATGGGCAGTAAACTTCAGTCTTCTTCAGATTTAGAAAATgttcaaaaagaagaaaaaacag CTCGTCGTTCCCAGTTCATCCCTCTGGAGAGTAACGTGATCAGTCGCCTGCTCGCCCCCACCCAAGCTTCCTTAGCTAGGAGTAAAAGTGCCGCCACATTATCAGCTGATGGCAGAGATCCCTCAG AATCTCCCCTCTGTCCTCGTTCAGCTTCCAACAGTTCCCCAGCTCACGGTCCCAAAGCACCTGTACGCAGCCGCAGCATTGACAGATTGAAGACAATAACCGCCTCTTCATCAGATAATATTTCTCTGGAACAGGCACAG AAACTTGAAGTAGGAAAACATGCTGGGAGACATGTATCGTCGCTGTCTTTGTCCACTCCCAGACGATCGCCCTCTCCTGCTAAACTGGGTAAACGCCCTCCATCTCCAGCTGCAATCAG TAGACAAAAGCCTCGACCGCCTTCACCAGTCAACTTAAGGCCAAGACCATCATCTCCTGTTATGGTCTCTAAACCAGCTCCTATTCAGCGCCCATCTCTCACTCCTAATGTCCTCAATATACCAAAAAGGAGACTAGATGTGGACTGTAAACAACAGGAGAAAGTGGATGAAACTGCAGGACAAGAGCAAGGGCCTTCAGCACAAACCTCAGAGCGAGATGCAAATGCTTCAAAGACCAAAGAAG TTGCAGATGCTGGTGGCAAAAGTGCTTTAGGGATGACAACAGCTGAAGAAGCTGCAAAGGTTTTGGCAGAGAAAAGGCGCCTTGCAAGAGAGCAAAGAGAACGTGAACTCCTAGAAAGAgctcagaaagaagaagaggaaag GgtcaaaaaagaagaaatagcCAAGAGAGCACTTGAGGAACAGGCACAGAGAGAAGATGAGCTCCGCCAGCTAGAGGAGCAGAGGAAgatagaagaggaagaacagCAAAGATTGGCTGAGAAGGAGAGAGTtcggagggaggaagaggaacagGAAAAACTGGCTGAGCTTCAACTGCAG CGAGAAGAGGCTGAAGCAAAAGCACAAGAAGAAGCTAATAGGTATCGGCAAGAGCAAGATCGGATTATGCAGCAGAACATGCAAGAAAGGCTGGAGAGAAGGAAG AGAATTGAAGAAATAATGAAGAGGACTCGGAAGGCAGAGCAGAATGAAGCCAAG AATGAAGAGAAATCAAATGATGAAGATGAGGatattgaggaggaggaggaggaggatgacttGGGCCTTGAAAAACAAGATCAACCTG AAAAGGCAGATTACATTGATTCACCCCTTGAAGATGTTCCTGAGAGTTTATTACAAGAAGCATCAAAAATAGGGTCTGATGGTGTCTTTATAAACGGCAATGAGCAGCTGGAGATTAATCAGACAGACAAAGACGAGGATTCTGAGCATTTTGCCCAGATAAAAGAGGCCAG TCCTCCAGTGAAGGAAGCAATAATTGAGAACTCTGAAATTCTGAATGTTAACGAAGCCGATCACCCAATTGGATTCCTATCAAATCTGAATGGAAAATCTCTTCCCTGGAATTTTGAGGAGATAATTGATCTCGGAGTGATTCCCAAGACAACCAGGCAAAGCTCAGAGAGCATTGCTGCTGAAATGTCAAACCAGAACTTGAACGATGCCACTACAGTACCTCCAAGTCCCAAGCTGGTTTTTGAGGAAGACAGCACAATGAATTCCTTGACCAAACCAATAGAGGCTGCATCAG AACTGTGA
- the MAP7D3 gene encoding MAP7 domain-containing protein 3 isoform X9, producing the protein MAETGSASTPSLKGLREQMVAAAQALAEERRNQSVLSPVPIPSSSSITIKTATKPVIDGSILRSEERQRLARERREEQEKQHAAKETQILEKEKKAKLQYEKQMEEKQRKLKEQKLKEQQRRAAVEEKRKQKIEEEKEHYEAVVHRTLERSQKLETKQKRWSWGGSLTDSDGKTESPTASEASRRSTSSANLKQVEISKRLSSSAAFLNSPSKRAMEKKRSSSLSRMGSKLQSSSDLENVQKEEKTESPLCPRSASNSSPAHGPKAPVRSRSIDRLKTITASSSDNISLEQAQKLEVGKHAGRHVSSLSLSTPRRSPSPAKLGKRPPSPAAISRQKPRPPSPVNLRPRPSSPVMVSKPAPIQRPSLTPNVLNIPKRRLDVDCKQQEKVDETAGQEQGPSAQTSERDANASKTKEVADAGGKSALGMTTAEEAAKVLAEKRRLAREQRERELLERAQKEEEERVKKEEIAKRALEEQAQREDELRQLEEQRKIEEEEQQRLAEKERVRREEEEQEKLAELQLQREEAEAKAQEEANRYRQEQDRIMQQNMQERLERRKRIEEIMKRTRKAEQNEAKNEEKSNDEDEDIEEEEEEDDLGLEKQDQPEKADYIDSPLEDVPESLLQEASKIGSDGVFINGNEQLEINQTDKDEDSEHFAQIKEASPPVKEAIIENSEILNVNEADHPIGFLSNLNGKSLPWNFEEIIDLGVIPKTTRQSSESIAAEMSNQNLNDATTVPPSPKLVFEEDSTMNSLTKPIEAASEL; encoded by the exons TTGCTGCAGCCCAAGCATTAGCTGAAGAAAGAAGAAACCAAAGTGTTCTTAGTCCTGTTCCAATCCCATCCTCATCCTCAATAACTATAAAAACTGCAACCAAACCAG TGATTGATGGCTCCATCTTGAGGTCAGAAGAGAGGCAAAGACTAGCCAGGGAGCGTAGAGAAGAACAAGAGAAGCAGCATG CTgccaaagaaacacaaatacttgaAAAAGAGAAGAAGGCGAAGCTCCAATATGAAAAGCAAATggaagagaaacagagaaaactGAAAGAGCAGAAGCTGAAAGAGCAACAAAGAAGAGctgcagtagaagaaaaaagaaaacaaaagattgAGGAAGAGAAG GAGCATTATGAAGCAGTGGTGCATCGTACCTTGGAGCGGAGCCAGAAATTGGAAACCAAACAGAAGAGATGGTCATGGGGTGGCTCTTTAACAGATTCGGACGGCAAGACAG AGTCACCAACTGCATCTGAAG cCAGCAGACGTTCTACTTCttcagcaaacctcaagcaagtAGAAATTAGTAAACGACTCTCATCTTCAGCAGCATTTCTTAATTCTCCAAGCAAGA GAGCAATGGAAAAGAAGAGGAGTTCATCATTGAGTAGAATGGGCAGTAAACTTCAGTCTTCTTCAGATTTAGAAAATgttcaaaaagaagaaaaaacag AATCTCCCCTCTGTCCTCGTTCAGCTTCCAACAGTTCCCCAGCTCACGGTCCCAAAGCACCTGTACGCAGCCGCAGCATTGACAGATTGAAGACAATAACCGCCTCTTCATCAGATAATATTTCTCTGGAACAGGCACAG AAACTTGAAGTAGGAAAACATGCTGGGAGACATGTATCGTCGCTGTCTTTGTCCACTCCCAGACGATCGCCCTCTCCTGCTAAACTGGGTAAACGCCCTCCATCTCCAGCTGCAATCAG TAGACAAAAGCCTCGACCGCCTTCACCAGTCAACTTAAGGCCAAGACCATCATCTCCTGTTATGGTCTCTAAACCAGCTCCTATTCAGCGCCCATCTCTCACTCCTAATGTCCTCAATATACCAAAAAGGAGACTAGATGTGGACTGTAAACAACAGGAGAAAGTGGATGAAACTGCAGGACAAGAGCAAGGGCCTTCAGCACAAACCTCAGAGCGAGATGCAAATGCTTCAAAGACCAAAGAAG TTGCAGATGCTGGTGGCAAAAGTGCTTTAGGGATGACAACAGCTGAAGAAGCTGCAAAGGTTTTGGCAGAGAAAAGGCGCCTTGCAAGAGAGCAAAGAGAACGTGAACTCCTAGAAAGAgctcagaaagaagaagaggaaag GgtcaaaaaagaagaaatagcCAAGAGAGCACTTGAGGAACAGGCACAGAGAGAAGATGAGCTCCGCCAGCTAGAGGAGCAGAGGAAgatagaagaggaagaacagCAAAGATTGGCTGAGAAGGAGAGAGTtcggagggaggaagaggaacagGAAAAACTGGCTGAGCTTCAACTGCAG CGAGAAGAGGCTGAAGCAAAAGCACAAGAAGAAGCTAATAGGTATCGGCAAGAGCAAGATCGGATTATGCAGCAGAACATGCAAGAAAGGCTGGAGAGAAGGAAG AGAATTGAAGAAATAATGAAGAGGACTCGGAAGGCAGAGCAGAATGAAGCCAAG AATGAAGAGAAATCAAATGATGAAGATGAGGatattgaggaggaggaggaggaggatgacttGGGCCTTGAAAAACAAGATCAACCTG AAAAGGCAGATTACATTGATTCACCCCTTGAAGATGTTCCTGAGAGTTTATTACAAGAAGCATCAAAAATAGGGTCTGATGGTGTCTTTATAAACGGCAATGAGCAGCTGGAGATTAATCAGACAGACAAAGACGAGGATTCTGAGCATTTTGCCCAGATAAAAGAGGCCAG TCCTCCAGTGAAGGAAGCAATAATTGAGAACTCTGAAATTCTGAATGTTAACGAAGCCGATCACCCAATTGGATTCCTATCAAATCTGAATGGAAAATCTCTTCCCTGGAATTTTGAGGAGATAATTGATCTCGGAGTGATTCCCAAGACAACCAGGCAAAGCTCAGAGAGCATTGCTGCTGAAATGTCAAACCAGAACTTGAACGATGCCACTACAGTACCTCCAAGTCCCAAGCTGGTTTTTGAGGAAGACAGCACAATGAATTCCTTGACCAAACCAATAGAGGCTGCATCAG AACTGTGA